In a genomic window of Limibacter armeniacum:
- a CDS encoding glycoside hydrolase family protein has product MKSRKLLFMLLLVGMPLLVQAQLEVYSYPDKIIDANKGYNARSALYQVFVSEGNASKEAYVMYDRNQAAYRKNLSRNPDNHWTNFSHGKEVTVTVVKKEGDIRSCTVYPLKKGIQATVINGKATFQIPASKTPLQVFVMLDSNPAEPLFIFADPLEEDVPDRKDIAQVEVIRTTDKIEMVRKKLNSAKPYAVFEEGMHQWDGGSHMQYEGYKMPIRSGKKIYLPGGAYVVGSFSGESQQDFKIYGRGVLSGCGLQVIEDVSGIPYSLVYQTGEESTGTVEGIVTICPPHFAITGRGKLDVFNVKMLSWWYSTDGTIVGDNSKNYDCFFKVNDDAMKVYSQNCHYRNNTIFQQVNGAPFQFCWSKQNGDGNLMEDTYIVYSVYRTSFHKFTSNTAVINCLKGSGKVTENNTFDGIYIDNGCHRLIGLNTENESNSIFRKIKIRNVALNAGLNSQPQAAASYLVNGTAQNYDISIENLTVDGHPVTETETGKDDAGKLWVAENGELLKFNQASDSQ; this is encoded by the coding sequence ATGAAATCCAGAAAACTATTGTTTATGCTGTTGCTGGTCGGGATGCCGCTACTGGTACAGGCTCAGCTTGAAGTGTACAGCTATCCAGATAAAATCATTGATGCCAACAAGGGGTACAATGCCCGTTCTGCCTTGTATCAGGTATTTGTATCGGAAGGAAATGCCTCCAAGGAAGCGTATGTGATGTATGACCGCAATCAGGCGGCATACAGGAAAAATCTTAGCCGAAATCCTGACAACCATTGGACAAACTTCTCTCATGGAAAAGAGGTCACGGTTACGGTGGTAAAGAAGGAAGGCGACATCCGAAGCTGTACGGTTTATCCGCTGAAAAAGGGAATTCAGGCAACGGTGATCAATGGGAAAGCAACTTTCCAGATACCCGCAAGTAAAACGCCATTGCAGGTATTTGTCATGCTGGACAGCAACCCTGCAGAGCCGCTCTTTATCTTTGCCGATCCGCTGGAAGAGGATGTGCCGGACAGAAAAGATATTGCCCAAGTGGAGGTGATCCGCACCACGGATAAGATTGAAATGGTCAGAAAGAAACTGAACAGTGCCAAACCTTATGCGGTATTTGAGGAAGGTATGCACCAATGGGACGGCGGCTCGCATATGCAATATGAGGGCTACAAAATGCCCATCAGATCCGGAAAGAAAATTTACCTGCCGGGAGGTGCTTATGTAGTGGGTTCTTTCTCTGGTGAAAGCCAGCAGGATTTCAAGATCTATGGGCGAGGGGTATTGTCCGGTTGTGGTCTGCAGGTGATAGAGGATGTATCTGGCATTCCATATTCCTTGGTTTACCAGACCGGAGAAGAAAGTACCGGTACGGTGGAAGGTATCGTAACAATCTGTCCACCTCATTTTGCCATTACGGGCAGGGGCAAGCTGGATGTATTCAATGTGAAGATGCTGTCTTGGTGGTATTCCACGGACGGTACTATTGTGGGAGACAATTCCAAAAACTATGACTGCTTCTTCAAGGTCAATGATGACGCCATGAAGGTCTACAGCCAGAATTGCCACTATCGGAACAATACCATCTTCCAGCAGGTGAATGGTGCACCTTTCCAGTTCTGCTGGAGCAAACAGAACGGTGACGGTAACCTGATGGAGGACACCTATATTGTCTACAGCGTTTACAGGACTTCCTTCCATAAGTTTACCAGCAACACTGCCGTTATCAACTGTCTGAAAGGGTCGGGAAAAGTGACGGAAAACAATACGTTTGATGGCATTTACATTGACAATGGCTGCCATAGGCTGATTGGTCTCAATACAGAGAATGAAAGCAATTCTATTTTCAGGAAAATAAAAATCCGCAATGTGGCGCTGAATGCCGGATTGAACAGCCAGCCACAGGCTGCTGCCAGTTACTTGGTGAATGGCACTGCACAGAACTATGATATCAGTATCGAAAACCTGACGGTAGATGGACATCCTGTCACGGAAACAGAAACTGGAAAGGACGATGCAGGAAAGCTGTGGGTGGCGGAAAATGGCGAATTGCTGAAGTTCAATCAGGCAAGTGACAGCCAATAG
- a CDS encoding T9SS type A sorting domain-containing protein yields MKTMRYLLMILCLFCSFQALAQLELYNWPGSSDIQSDKYSVRVRTYQNGTPGTWQNMTEIMSKPRDYDTDKVGFPASDFITSGGDLVHKICGGDASTEFLEDRTLTFVEFGFSGTIEVEVTKLFGGAAPRVEVSPKAYGINPHYFDGTKVRFLLTEPRYVSVNFDVADNWDDDRYGGNNIKHGVMIFGDKPESQAGYTIPSQTGANVVVWNNNTDISTILNADIIYFPPGDHKMKNHKDNISTWQTNVTTQQNYPLYHGQLRLTKPGQKVYIAGGAYVRGAFNAKGNDDCWIYGRGIVSGRDHLMHEILNYGGTNANGTWKQSTQIKEAFCHFATGAQYHGVIFKEAFHHTCPSGQNTVIKNIKIIGWCSNNDGIRPGGGSDIDGIFVKTSDDYDYARDPHEVRNSVFWPGVNGAVGMLGWGNLGTGFAEYRDNYIINSEWSSAGKDNTGVFGSVADDGIQLEYNVIERMAVEDKTAYLINVTLENKNGNSFGYIRNFLIKDVKVEQPFQLPNGTPVKQRMAGLSNNWIDGWVFTNLIVDGKLVKWNNYQNYFDLNLTGSNGSNTDAAKWVKNITFNSSGTIHNITVTANAGGSFFPSGNSGVIDCPAGTDQTVTILPSSGKKITDVLIDGVSQGRMQSVSFENVTGNHTVQIVFGTGNDYYDFTPSSGGCSGIQNITDLTAVQNGCGTVDLNWSADPCAIQYIVRRKIVGEATFTNLATVTATSYADNSVALGTSYEYQVRPDDGTTKMVSNYPVVNMPATCGATGLFHIFNKNFGKKIRPYSGGVSQVEAGSTGDWTQWEQVSTSGGYFRLQNQGSLQYLSMPDATDEAMITTSTATTNQEEWKTVDTGDGYFHLENRASGKRIRSTSIDDYSTNPTGDHTVKVAPSSATGDWTRWEFVSVGGARFAAENTELSNKELTFYPNPVSESFKLIWKGNATAQVQILDLQGKVVRALEVSQGTKDISTAQIPAGVYLLKVESSNFKEVNKLVIK; encoded by the coding sequence ATGAAAACAATGCGTTATCTACTGATGATATTGTGTCTCTTTTGCTCATTTCAGGCATTGGCACAGCTGGAACTCTATAACTGGCCTGGCTCGTCAGACATACAGTCAGACAAGTACAGTGTAAGGGTCAGAACTTACCAGAACGGTACACCAGGCACTTGGCAGAATATGACGGAGATTATGTCCAAACCCCGTGACTATGATACAGACAAGGTGGGATTTCCAGCAAGTGATTTTATTACATCCGGAGGTGATTTGGTACATAAGATATGTGGTGGAGATGCCAGTACCGAATTTTTGGAAGACCGTACCTTGACTTTTGTGGAGTTTGGTTTCTCGGGAACCATTGAGGTCGAGGTGACCAAATTGTTTGGAGGTGCTGCTCCTAGGGTGGAAGTCTCTCCTAAAGCATATGGCATCAATCCGCATTACTTTGACGGAACCAAAGTAAGGTTCCTTCTGACTGAGCCAAGGTATGTAAGCGTCAATTTTGATGTGGCGGATAACTGGGATGATGACCGCTATGGTGGAAATAATATCAAGCATGGTGTGATGATCTTTGGAGACAAACCAGAGTCACAGGCAGGGTATACCATTCCGAGCCAGACCGGTGCCAACGTGGTAGTATGGAATAACAATACCGATATTTCCACCATCCTGAATGCAGACATCATCTACTTTCCTCCGGGAGATCACAAGATGAAAAACCATAAGGACAATATCAGTACTTGGCAGACCAACGTGACGACTCAGCAGAACTATCCCTTGTATCATGGACAGTTGCGACTGACAAAACCTGGACAGAAAGTCTACATCGCTGGAGGTGCCTATGTGCGAGGAGCCTTTAACGCCAAAGGCAATGATGATTGCTGGATTTATGGCAGGGGAATAGTATCAGGCAGGGATCATTTGATGCATGAGATTCTGAACTATGGAGGTACGAATGCGAACGGTACTTGGAAACAAAGTACCCAGATAAAAGAAGCGTTCTGTCACTTTGCTACAGGGGCACAATACCATGGGGTGATTTTCAAGGAAGCATTTCACCATACCTGTCCAAGTGGTCAGAACACTGTCATTAAAAATATAAAAATCATTGGCTGGTGTTCCAATAATGATGGCATACGTCCTGGAGGCGGCAGTGACATTGACGGTATCTTTGTCAAGACCAGTGATGACTATGACTATGCCCGTGATCCGCATGAGGTACGTAATTCCGTATTCTGGCCCGGTGTAAATGGGGCAGTGGGAATGCTTGGATGGGGAAATCTGGGAACAGGATTTGCCGAATACCGAGACAACTACATCATTAACAGTGAATGGTCTTCCGCAGGTAAGGACAACACAGGGGTATTTGGTTCGGTAGCAGACGATGGCATCCAGTTGGAATACAATGTAATTGAGCGGATGGCAGTGGAAGACAAGACGGCTTACCTGATCAATGTGACATTGGAAAACAAGAACGGTAACAGCTTCGGTTATATCCGCAATTTCCTGATCAAAGATGTGAAAGTGGAGCAGCCTTTTCAGCTTCCAAATGGTACGCCAGTCAAGCAAAGGATGGCAGGGCTTTCCAACAACTGGATTGACGGTTGGGTATTCACGAATCTGATTGTGGATGGAAAGCTGGTGAAATGGAACAATTACCAGAACTATTTTGACCTGAACCTGACGGGTTCCAATGGTAGCAATACGGATGCAGCCAAATGGGTGAAAAACATCACTTTTAACTCTTCTGGAACCATCCATAATATTACGGTCACTGCCAATGCTGGCGGTAGTTTCTTTCCGTCAGGGAACAGTGGCGTGATTGATTGTCCGGCAGGGACAGATCAGACAGTTACGATACTGCCGAGCAGTGGCAAGAAAATCACGGATGTACTGATTGATGGCGTAAGTCAGGGACGGATGCAGTCTGTCAGTTTTGAGAACGTGACAGGTAACCACACTGTACAGATAGTATTCGGGACTGGTAATGACTACTACGATTTTACTCCATCAAGTGGAGGTTGCTCCGGCATCCAGAATATCACGGACCTAACAGCCGTTCAGAATGGTTGTGGAACAGTTGACCTTAACTGGTCTGCCGACCCATGTGCGATCCAGTATATCGTCCGAAGAAAGATTGTAGGGGAAGCTACTTTTACCAATCTGGCTACGGTTACCGCTACCAGTTATGCAGACAATTCGGTAGCCTTAGGCACCAGCTATGAGTATCAGGTACGTCCGGATGATGGCACAACCAAGATGGTGTCTAATTATCCGGTAGTCAATATGCCAGCTACATGTGGCGCGACAGGCTTGTTCCATATTTTCAATAAGAATTTTGGCAAGAAAATCAGACCCTACAGTGGTGGTGTCTCACAGGTGGAGGCAGGCAGTACTGGCGATTGGACACAATGGGAACAGGTATCGACATCGGGCGGTTACTTCAGGCTACAGAACCAAGGTTCTTTACAGTACCTGAGTATGCCGGATGCCACCGATGAAGCAATGATTACCACCTCAACAGCGACTACCAATCAGGAAGAGTGGAAAACAGTGGACACGGGTGATGGTTATTTCCATCTGGAAAACAGGGCAAGTGGTAAACGTATCAGGTCTACATCAATAGATGATTATAGTACCAATCCCACAGGAGATCATACGGTAAAGGTGGCTCCGTCAAGCGCTACAGGAGATTGGACAAGGTGGGAGTTTGTTTCGGTTGGAGGAGCACGATTTGCTGCCGAAAATACCGAGTTGAGTAATAAGGAATTGACCTTTTACCCCAATCCAGTATCAGAGTCCTTCAAGCTGATATGGAAAGGTAATGCTACAGCACAAGTACAGATTCTGGATTTGCAAGGTAAGGTAGTAAGAGCCTTGGAAGTCAGTCAAGGAACAAAGGATATTTCAACTGCCCAGATTCCTGCTGGTGTGTATCTGCTTAAAGTAGAATCGTCCAATTTTAAGGAAGTGAATAAACTGGTGATCAAATAG
- a CDS encoding sulfatase-like hydrolase/transferase yields the protein MRKIILILAMLLLGNFALGQQKNVLLIMADDFNHWLPEIGYYPAAQTPNVSSLANKGVLFAKAYCSSPVCNPSRNSMWSGLRPSTTGITSNSGGYVRDIAGFENVVTMNQYFKQNNYWTYGGGKLYHPGSMGSSDTDPTNWSALYTGNSGAQGGSFYSYEVGSGSPIKWSAGNYDVSTSNDTQLAQHMADQITNYNKNQPFFMGVGLFRPHLPWNCPKEFYDQFNPTQLPIPDGYSASDGSPSSEHTTIVNDGQWSNALRAYLANLAYADYNIGIILDALENSPHKDNTIVLFMGDHGWHLGEKKRWKKSSVYEQANHTTLIIYDPSASGNQQVSQKVVSLQDVYPTLIELCNLSARSDVQGNSLQPLLNNPNQSSWDKPVFATYGSTNYIRTNQWKYISDGGNSQLYDVQADPYEWNNLYGNTAYNTIINDLQQQIDDMLLEGQQLVIGGGGCTAITDITDLSAVQNGCNTVDLSWSAAPCAIEYIVRRKIVGEATYANLATVTTTSFSDNTVVLGTSYEYQVRPYDGTTKKVSNNPVVNMPITCGTTGLFHIFNKNFGKKIRPYSGGVSQVEAGSIGTWTQWEQVPTSSGYFRLQNQGSLQYLSMPDATDEAMITTSTATTAQEEWKTVETGDGYFHLENRASGKRIRSTSVDDYSTNPTGDHTVKVAPSSATGDWTRWEFVSVGGARIAALDIIGEQFEMKVYPNPSRGRVKIELPIKEVVFGHLFDVNGKMVKNFTLKQGTAAFTTKELKPGFYLIRLSTAEGPLIQKLLIE from the coding sequence ATGAGAAAGATCATCTTAATATTGGCAATGTTGCTATTGGGGAATTTCGCATTAGGTCAGCAGAAAAACGTGCTACTGATCATGGCGGATGACTTCAACCATTGGTTGCCGGAAATCGGTTACTATCCTGCAGCACAGACACCCAACGTAAGTTCACTAGCTAATAAAGGAGTCCTTTTTGCTAAAGCCTACTGTTCTTCTCCGGTTTGCAACCCATCCAGAAACTCAATGTGGTCGGGATTGCGTCCTTCCACTACTGGCATAACCTCCAACTCAGGGGGGTATGTCAGGGATATTGCAGGGTTTGAAAATGTGGTTACCATGAACCAGTATTTCAAACAGAATAACTATTGGACATACGGGGGCGGCAAACTCTACCATCCAGGTAGTATGGGGAGTTCTGATACCGACCCTACAAACTGGTCAGCACTTTACACGGGTAATTCTGGTGCACAGGGTGGTAGTTTTTATTCCTATGAGGTAGGCAGTGGCAGCCCTATCAAATGGAGTGCAGGCAATTACGATGTCTCTACGTCCAATGATACCCAACTGGCACAGCATATGGCAGATCAGATCACAAACTATAACAAGAACCAGCCATTCTTTATGGGGGTTGGCTTGTTTCGTCCACACCTGCCGTGGAATTGTCCCAAGGAGTTTTATGACCAATTCAATCCGACACAACTGCCAATACCAGATGGATATAGTGCTTCAGATGGTTCTCCATCCTCGGAACATACGACCATCGTGAATGATGGTCAATGGAGCAATGCGCTGCGTGCCTATTTGGCAAATCTTGCCTATGCTGATTACAATATCGGTATTATCCTAGATGCCTTGGAGAATAGTCCCCATAAGGACAATACAATTGTGCTTTTTATGGGGGATCATGGCTGGCATCTTGGAGAAAAGAAGCGGTGGAAAAAGTCATCGGTCTATGAGCAGGCAAACCATACAACCCTGATTATTTATGACCCGTCAGCATCCGGAAACCAGCAGGTAAGTCAGAAGGTGGTCAGTTTACAGGATGTTTACCCAACATTGATTGAATTGTGTAACCTATCCGCAAGAAGTGATGTACAGGGCAATAGCTTACAGCCTTTACTCAACAATCCGAACCAGAGCAGTTGGGATAAGCCAGTATTTGCTACTTACGGTTCTACGAATTATATCAGAACCAACCAATGGAAGTACATCTCTGATGGAGGTAACAGCCAACTATATGATGTGCAGGCTGATCCTTACGAATGGAACAACCTTTATGGAAACACTGCTTACAATACGATAATCAATGACTTGCAGCAGCAGATAGATGACATGTTACTGGAAGGGCAGCAACTGGTAATTGGAGGAGGAGGGTGCACAGCCATTACGGATATCACTGATCTGTCAGCGGTGCAGAATGGCTGTAATACTGTAGACTTGAGCTGGTCAGCAGCCCCATGTGCCATCGAATATATCGTTAGAAGGAAAATAGTGGGGGAAGCCACCTACGCCAATCTGGCAACTGTAACGACTACCAGTTTTTCAGACAATACGGTAGTGTTGGGGACAAGTTACGAATATCAGGTACGCCCATATGACGGTACAACCAAGAAGGTGTCCAACAATCCGGTAGTCAATATGCCAATCACTTGTGGCACGACAGGTTTGTTCCATATTTTCAACAAGAATTTTGGTAAGAAAATCAGACCCTACAGTGGCGGTGTTTCACAGGTGGAGGCAGGTAGTATTGGCACTTGGACGCAATGGGAACAGGTACCAACATCAAGTGGCTATTTCAGGCTACAGAACCAAGGCTCTCTACAGTACCTGAGTATGCCTGATGCTACTGATGAGGCGATGATTACCACCTCAACAGCTACTACTGCCCAAGAAGAATGGAAAACAGTGGAGACAGGTGACGGGTATTTCCATCTGGAAAACAGGGCAAGCGGTAAACGTATCAGGTCGACTTCTGTAGATGACTACAGCACTAATCCCACAGGAGACCATACCGTGAAGGTAGCTCCGTCAAGCGCTACAGGAGATTGGACAAGGTGGGAGTTTGTTTCGGTTGGGGGTGCAAGAATAGCAGCCTTGGATATCATCGGCGAACAGTTTGAGATGAAAGTGTACCCTAATCCTTCAAGAGGCAGGGTGAAAATAGAGTTACCGATAAAAGAAGTTGTATTCGGTCATCTGTTTGATGTCAATGGGAAAATGGTGAAAAACTTCACCTTAAAACAGGGAACGGCAGCATTCACTACCAAAGAACTGAAACCTGGCTTTTACCTGATCAGGCTTAGTACAGCGGAGGGGCCTCTTATCCAGAAATTGCTGATTGAATAG
- a CDS encoding arylsulfatase, producing the protein MMSLSNSIQKILTAVLLFSVLLNAGCQKTDKKSELPKQPNVVYILVDDLGYGDLTAYGQQTIKTPHLSRMADEGMLFTDHYAGSTVCAPSRAALLTGKHTGNSSVRGNHPAQVQILADEDVTVAEVFKQAGYKTANIGKWGVGHPIPNNDPGRNGFDYFFGYLNMWHAHNYYPEFLYRNEEKVSLANKLKTDENGNNPWADKPEGNGWSAERTEYTPDLFEQESLKFIEQNKDNPFFLMVTLTIPHANNENLENGMEVPDYGSYVDKDWPEAEKGFAAMLERMDNTVGNIRAKLKELGLEENTLVMFASDNGPHTEGGHDPDFFTSSGECRGTKRDMYDGGIKIPFMAAWPGKIKAGTTTEHLSAFWDLLPTACDLTGQAAPEDINGISFLPTLLGTGEQREHDYLYWEFYEQGGKQAIRKDKWKAIKLNVRSSKQPVTFELYDLTADVGEVNNVADQYPEVVEEMEKLFAEAHRPFSVTDLFSDKENLEVAF; encoded by the coding sequence ATGATGAGCTTATCTAATTCGATACAGAAAATACTGACAGCAGTACTTTTATTTTCTGTCCTGCTGAATGCAGGATGCCAAAAAACCGATAAGAAATCGGAATTGCCTAAACAACCCAATGTAGTGTATATACTGGTGGATGACTTGGGTTATGGAGACCTAACTGCTTACGGTCAACAAACAATCAAGACTCCCCATCTTTCCAGGATGGCAGATGAAGGAATGTTGTTTACAGACCATTACGCAGGTAGCACTGTTTGTGCGCCATCAAGGGCAGCACTCCTGACTGGTAAACATACTGGTAACAGTTCTGTAAGAGGTAACCACCCAGCACAGGTACAGATACTGGCAGATGAGGACGTGACAGTGGCTGAGGTATTCAAGCAGGCAGGCTACAAGACTGCCAACATCGGTAAGTGGGGAGTTGGTCACCCGATTCCGAACAATGACCCCGGACGTAATGGTTTTGACTATTTCTTCGGTTACCTGAACATGTGGCATGCCCACAACTACTATCCTGAATTCCTGTACAGAAATGAGGAGAAGGTAAGTCTGGCAAACAAGCTGAAAACAGACGAGAACGGTAACAACCCTTGGGCTGACAAGCCGGAGGGCAATGGCTGGTCGGCAGAACGTACGGAATACACGCCGGACCTGTTTGAACAGGAATCATTGAAGTTTATAGAACAGAACAAGGACAATCCGTTCTTCCTGATGGTAACGCTTACTATTCCGCATGCGAACAACGAAAACCTTGAGAATGGTATGGAAGTACCTGATTACGGCAGCTATGTAGACAAGGACTGGCCGGAAGCGGAAAAAGGTTTCGCGGCAATGTTGGAAAGAATGGACAACACAGTGGGTAATATCAGAGCAAAACTGAAAGAACTGGGACTGGAAGAGAATACACTGGTGATGTTTGCCAGTGACAACGGACCTCATACGGAAGGTGGACACGACCCTGACTTCTTTACTTCAAGCGGTGAATGCAGAGGCACCAAGCGAGACATGTACGATGGCGGTATCAAGATTCCTTTTATGGCTGCATGGCCTGGCAAAATCAAGGCTGGAACAACAACAGAACATCTTTCAGCATTCTGGGATTTACTGCCAACGGCTTGTGACCTTACTGGGCAGGCAGCACCTGAAGACATTAACGGTATCTCATTCCTGCCTACGCTTTTAGGAACAGGTGAGCAGCGTGAACACGATTACCTCTATTGGGAATTTTATGAACAGGGTGGAAAGCAGGCGATCCGTAAAGACAAATGGAAGGCAATTAAGCTGAATGTACGCAGCAGTAAGCAACCAGTGACATTCGAGCTTTATGACCTGACGGCTGATGTTGGGGAGGTCAATAATGTGGCTGATCAGTATCCGGAAGTGGTGGAAGAAATGGAAAAACTGTTTGCAGAAGCACACCGCCCATTCAGCGTAACTGACCTATTCTCTGACAAAGAGAATTTGGAAGTAGCTTTTTAG
- a CDS encoding glycoside hydrolase family 27 protein, with product MISRKLMGLLVVGTALAMSSCGMKAQKPNENKVSVKKTLVHDVAATPPMGWNSFDAYDCRINEEEFKATVDFMADNLLEYGWNYAVVDYVWFNHAPGNWDNPDRRFGHPDVRLDENGIPIDKLEMDEYGRLLPSVKRFPSAVEGKGFKQLADYVHGRGMKFGIHIMRGISRQAYYENLPIKGTEFTAQDISEPWDTCPWQNNMFGVDPTKPGAQEYYNALFELYAEWGVDFIKADDMMVPPYHKGEIEMMRKAIDNSGRPMVLSLSCGEAPLSQARHLETNANMWRISADFWDNWESLEHNFELLEEWSSYIQPHHWPDADMLPIGKLSLNNRPHGPERMSQFTEAEHYTLLTLWSISRSPLMMGGDLLSSPDWVIKLLQNHEVYNVNQKSVDNRQVYRKNGHACWVATDPDTGDRYVALFNLRNEESLVTFETEYEYMRKKYKVRDLWEGKEVGTVENDFAVKIPSHGAKLYRFSAVNDVASR from the coding sequence ATGATTAGCAGAAAACTGATGGGTCTGCTGGTGGTGGGTACGGCGTTGGCTATGTCCTCATGTGGCATGAAAGCCCAGAAACCTAATGAGAATAAGGTATCTGTCAAGAAGACGTTGGTACATGATGTGGCAGCAACCCCACCTATGGGATGGAATTCCTTTGACGCCTATGATTGTAGAATCAATGAAGAGGAATTCAAGGCAACAGTGGACTTTATGGCAGATAACCTATTGGAATATGGTTGGAACTATGCCGTGGTGGACTATGTTTGGTTCAACCATGCACCCGGCAACTGGGATAACCCTGACAGGCGTTTCGGACATCCAGATGTAAGGCTGGATGAGAACGGAATTCCGATCGACAAGTTGGAAATGGATGAGTATGGCAGGTTGCTGCCGTCTGTAAAACGTTTCCCTTCAGCGGTGGAAGGAAAGGGGTTCAAGCAGTTAGCTGACTATGTACACGGCAGAGGCATGAAATTCGGCATCCATATTATGAGAGGTATCTCGAGACAGGCATATTATGAAAATTTGCCAATCAAGGGAACCGAGTTTACGGCACAGGATATCTCTGAGCCTTGGGATACTTGCCCTTGGCAGAATAATATGTTTGGTGTAGACCCAACCAAACCAGGCGCACAGGAGTACTATAACGCTCTTTTTGAGCTTTATGCTGAGTGGGGAGTGGATTTTATCAAGGCAGATGACATGATGGTACCACCTTATCATAAGGGTGAGATTGAGATGATGCGTAAGGCAATTGACAACAGTGGCAGACCGATGGTACTGAGTCTTTCTTGTGGGGAAGCACCATTGTCTCAGGCAAGACATCTAGAAACCAATGCCAATATGTGGCGTATCTCTGCTGACTTCTGGGACAATTGGGAATCGTTGGAACATAACTTTGAATTGCTTGAGGAGTGGTCTTCCTATATTCAGCCGCATCACTGGCCTGATGCAGACATGCTCCCGATTGGCAAATTGTCGCTCAACAACCGTCCTCATGGACCAGAAAGAATGTCGCAGTTTACGGAGGCTGAGCATTACACACTGTTGACACTTTGGAGCATTTCCCGCTCTCCACTGATGATGGGTGGTGATCTGCTTTCTTCACCTGATTGGGTGATCAAGCTATTACAGAATCATGAGGTGTATAATGTGAACCAGAAAAGTGTGGATAACAGGCAGGTGTACCGCAAAAACGGACATGCCTGCTGGGTAGCAACTGATCCGGATACTGGTGACCGTTACGTGGCACTTTTTAACCTTAGGAATGAGGAAAGCCTCGTTACCTTTGAGACGGAATATGAATATATGAGAAAGAAATACAAGGTAAGGGACCTATGGGAAGGCAAGGAAGTTGGTACGGTTGAAAATGATTTTGCTGTGAAAATACCGTCGCATGGGGCAAAGCTATACAGGTTCAGCGCTGTAAATGACGTAGCCTCAAGGTAA
- a CDS encoding glycoside hydrolase family 43 protein has translation MKKRLIVFCLLLMMIGFGSYAQEYPIHIDNLIVHDPCILADSLTHQYYIYGNYSPKKEWQLPKSPNGRGGVQAYVSKDLEHWSIPKIVFEVPEDFWADKLDSPWAPEVHFYKGKYYLFVTFNDWETVIDERKGRPKITKRASQILVADTPLGPFKPFDNKAHTPEGEMTLDATFWEEDGIPWMVYCHEWVQENDGKIKAIRLKDDLSATVGDPVTLFSAGELDWTRKSINYKEVRFPGVVTDGPYLYRTKTGKLLLFWSSWGQKKYAQTYAYSTSGKITGPWKHIKSPLLEDDRGHGMVFRDFDGRLLLVLHRYFKQPATRVQIYELYDEGDFIEVGRQLLGTL, from the coding sequence ATGAAAAAACGACTGATTGTTTTCTGTTTATTGTTAATGATGATAGGCTTTGGCAGCTATGCACAGGAATATCCCATTCATATTGATAACCTAATTGTACATGACCCTTGTATTTTAGCTGATTCGCTAACCCATCAATATTATATATACGGTAACTATTCACCCAAAAAAGAATGGCAATTGCCCAAATCTCCAAATGGAAGGGGAGGTGTACAGGCGTATGTCAGTAAGGATCTGGAGCATTGGTCAATACCGAAGATTGTCTTTGAGGTACCAGAAGACTTTTGGGCAGACAAGCTGGATTCGCCATGGGCGCCAGAAGTGCATTTTTACAAAGGGAAATATTACCTGTTTGTCACTTTCAATGATTGGGAAACGGTGATAGATGAAAGAAAGGGCAGACCAAAAATCACCAAAAGGGCTTCACAAATACTGGTAGCGGATACTCCTTTGGGACCGTTCAAGCCTTTTGATAACAAAGCCCATACACCGGAAGGAGAGATGACGTTGGATGCCACTTTTTGGGAAGAAGACGGCATACCTTGGATGGTGTATTGCCACGAATGGGTACAGGAAAACGACGGGAAAATCAAGGCGATCCGATTGAAAGATGACCTATCAGCTACGGTCGGAGATCCGGTTACCCTTTTCTCGGCAGGGGAACTGGACTGGACACGTAAGTCGATTAACTACAAGGAAGTGCGTTTTCCGGGAGTGGTGACGGATGGGCCTTACCTGTACAGGACAAAGACAGGCAAACTGCTGCTTTTTTGGTCTAGTTGGGGGCAAAAGAAATATGCCCAGACCTATGCTTACTCCACTTCCGGAAAAATCACAGGACCTTGGAAGCATATCAAGTCACCACTATTGGAGGATGACCGTGGGCACGGCATGGTTTTCAGGGATTTTGACGGAAGGCTGCTGCTGGTATTGCACCGTTACTTCAAGCAACCTGCAACAAGGGTTCAGATCTATGAACTCTATGACGAAGGCGATTTTATTGAAGTCGGTAGACAGCTATTGGGAACACTTTAA